From a region of the Triticum aestivum cultivar Chinese Spring chromosome 7D, IWGSC CS RefSeq v2.1, whole genome shotgun sequence genome:
- the LOC123165552 gene encoding uncharacterized protein → MSSSSSSSAAAGSALGGSHAGLALAATAMALSGTLVLFSLCRAKQTDHHLVSSDASAVTSPSPARLRPCLSSSEKRKREKARRGSMKRVRFAADVVEHGPARPAPEEEEAAAAPEPSCRGAAMPANREALYRGMLRGRSMLRTACSY, encoded by the exons atgtcgtcgtcatcgtcgtcctcggcggcggcgggctccgcgCTGGGCGGCTCCCACGccggcctcgccctcgccgccaccgccaTGGCGCTCTCCGGCACCCTCGTCCTCTTCTCGCTCTGCCGCGCCAAGCAGACGGACCACCACCTCGTCTCCTCCGACGCTTCCGCCGTCACGTCGCCGTCTCCCGCCAGGCTCcggccctgcctctcctcctccg AGAAGCGGAAGCGGGAGAAGGCGCGGCGCGGGAGCATGAAGCGGGTGCGCTTCGCCGCCGACGTCGTCGAACACGGCCCAGCCCgcccggcgccggaggaggaggaggcggcggcggcgcccgagCCGTCCTGCAGGGGCGCCGCGATGCCGGCGAACCGGGAGGCGCTGTACCGCGGCATGCTCCGCGGCCGCTCCATGCTAAGGACCGCCTGCTCCTACTGA